The genomic segment gtcagtgtcatttcagtgaatgaaagtgtttcctcagatcccagtgcggcctgagccagtccacgattctgagactcaaacaggtagtgcaatgtgttcaggaggctccttttaccagaTTCACTCTTCGTGTTTCCACTCTGAcgtttaacctcctccttcacccagtcaatcacccggcaggttgtttgatgaggaaatggacccagaaactcctccaggccccgagctgtcattgggTTGGAGAGACCAGCAACGAAACGGAGAAATATCTCAAATCGCCCATCTTTCTTgttgtgggcttcagtgaggaatttcacAATATTcccgggatgtggattcaggaattgtgcgactgcagctacaaactcttggatggtgaggtgtgggaatgtgtacaccacgcaCCGGccagaatcctctctctccaaaagctccatcaggaacccggacaggaactgggaaggctgcagattgtagttgatcaaatctccatctgtGAACACAATCTTCTTCGCGGACAcccctctgaaggccatctgaccaaccctgagtaacacatcacgggggttcttaatctcacggccgtggtttttcaggatgttgtaaatatagtaggaatacagttgggtgatggtcttgggaactcgctgcgggtccctgactctttgtgtgaagaaggggcccagtgccagagcgaggatccagcagtaggaggggttgtagctcatggtgtacaggatctcgttctccttcacgtgtttgaaaacagctgctgccactgtctgatcttcaaaatgcctgatgaaatattccttccgttcctcaccaacaaatcccaggatttcagcccagatACTGATCTTCGCCTTTTCCAGTAAATGTAACGCAGTGGGacgggtggtcaccagcactgaacaccctgggagcagcttgccctggattaaactgtacacaatgtcagacaccttGCACTTGAATTCAGGATCTGTGCATGTGGACCGAGGTTCTGTGTTTCTCtgactgtcagcaaaatcaattttgtcattgaattcatccaaaccatcaaatataaacagcaatccctctgggttcttccagacctctctcaggatattcccaaagtaaggatactgatccagaatcagttcctTCAGGTTTATTCTCcagttaatggagtttaaatcccggaatttgaaactgaagacaaactggaattgttggaatattttccctgtgacccagtcataaacaatcttttgtaccattgttgttttcccgatccccgggactccggccactgctgccgaactcccagatttggatttactccgggaaaagctgctctggaacAACTGATCAGTGCGGATTTTTTCCAGCTCCCCGCGGAgatgttcctctctccactcctcgtggtctctgcctcttgccagcagctcatgttccaccagtctccgatctcgaacagtagaaatgaccgtgagctcagcgtatcgatcaaccagctggaaaaccttcaccttctccctcatcaggatcgtgttcactctcaggGTTTCAGTTTGTGtccgcagagtctccttgtgtttctgctgaacatcttccatgggaacagacAGTGAACAAACTGTTAGATGCCTCAACTCAGAACTCGGTATTTAAATACACAAGAGTTAGCTCAAAGCTATTGCATtaattggggtctcacagtgtgtcaggaaccttttggggcctgtggggtctcacagtgtgtcaggtccctctcaggggtgtgtggggtctcacagtgtgtcaggacactgtcaggggtgtgtggggtctcacagtgtgtcaggtccctctcaggggtgtgtggggtctcacagtgtgtcaggtccctctcaggggtgtgtggggtcttacagtgtgtcaggacactgt from the Mobula birostris isolate sMobBir1 chromosome 13, sMobBir1.hap1, whole genome shotgun sequence genome contains:
- the LOC140208391 gene encoding NACHT, LRR and PYD domains-containing protein 3-like, with the protein product MDKGRKSKQVAKGLKRFLTGRSSREDDRDTGNKVPKQGQIESNVPMECGPAAAEVEQIQPRDSDVGDTDQDPGTGTSEATVCQLGSSLNTELSSPQQGAEPEFTISDLLAQGEEYRLYQLTKFYRDRLKQAIEEKVERLGWMLTKEGHFSREENEKVTELTEKGNRTESSRLFLSLVMGKGSRARRAMWESFVTWRTELPKLDRILREIQELGPDPQEYMNIAQGLSELPTQLIDVQQKHKETLRTQTETLRVNTILMREKVKVFQLVDRYAELTVISTVRDRRLVEHELLARGRDHEEWREEHLRGELEKIRTDQLFQSSFSRSKSKSGSSAAVAGVPGIGKTTMVQKIVYDWVTGKIFQQFQFVFSFKFRDLNSINWRINLKELILDQYPYFGNILREVWKNPEGLLFIFDGLDEFNDKIDFADSQRNTEPRSTCTDPEFKCKVSDIVYSLIQGKLLPGCSVLVTTRPTALHLLEKAKISIWAEILGFVGEERKEYFIRHFEDQTVAAAVFKHVKENEILYTMSYNPSYCWILALALGPFFTQRVRDPQRVPKTITQLYSYYIYNILKNHGREIKNPRDVLLRVGQMAFRGVSAKKIVFTDGDLINYNLQPSQFLSGFLMELLEREDSGRCVVYTFPHLTIQEFVAAVAQFLNPHPGNIVKFLTEAHNKKDGRFEIFLRFVAGLSNPMTARGLEEFLGPFPHQTTCRVIDWVKEEVKRQSGNTKSESGKRSLLNTLHYLFESQNRGLAQAALGSEETLSFTEMTLTPIDCAVLSHVIGLCDTIKHLNLERCHIQCEGIQRLGPGLHKCRELRLGRNDLGDSGVKLVSAALRNPECKIQNWCKLDNVGLTDSGAEDLVSALSTNPSLTVLDLGLNSLTDRSVPGLRASY